Proteins encoded within one genomic window of Glandiceps talaboti chromosome 3, keGlaTala1.1, whole genome shotgun sequence:
- the LOC144433223 gene encoding E3 ubiquitin-protein ligase E3D-like: MAEQHGENWCNLYVEIRERIRAAHVVIGLKNIDNISEADPSKFSVTVNTSSIEVSSIHGRRRTFSIPGTRLIPKSCHSLHWIQGEGLHFRVEISEDDGAIDNDSLSTKKMVDPSKELDALDNGVCQLSCRVCHSNVLQPNCQFQRVLPLPSENWRELADDWMCHNSEVTNKMKKASLEPREKDCFVGDLYLSFNMASVQKNNVITAEKHNHQKLREGTNLVIICQKCRCILGKATSSEPDTGPKNVLDLAESIQVYKHCIKLWKDEAQMDTFRSYTLESYFARLMKTHSSNNTSFRYVVRSNTANRKAYILLWLLNSDSRLVTNTAKPDEELQQLTGLLLSDEENQQGDGLKSYSIIKILYQSCLDNENTELLEDWKRDSTVENLVFSSEWCLQLLSLLVNNTQHLPLSLRNTDNNFQVSYLRLG; this comes from the exons ATGGCGGAACAGCATGGAGAAAATTGGTGCAACCTGTACGTTGAAATTCGAGAACGAATTAGGGCAGCACACGTTGTTATAGGATTGAAGAATATTGATAACATATCCGAAGC TGATCCGTCCAAATTTAGTGTGACTGTCAACACATCCAGCATTGAAGTATCATCTATACATGGAAGAAGAAGAACTTTCAGTATTCCCGGAACACGTCTCATTCCAAAGTCCTGCCACAGTCTACACTGGATACAGGGAGAGGGGTTGCATTTCCGTGTTGAAATCTCAGAAGATGATGGTGCAATAGATAATGATTCCCTATCTACCAAAAAGATGGTTGATCCCAGTAAAGAATTAGATGCACTTGATAATGGAGTCTGCCAACTTTCTTGTAGAGTTTGTCATTCAAATGTTCTGCAACCAAACTG CCAGTTTCAAAGAGTTTTACCACTGCCATCTGAGAACTGGAGAGAGCTAGCAGATGACTGGATGTGTCATAACAGTGAAGTTACAAACAAGATGAAGAAAGCTTCCCTTGAACCTAGAGAAAAAGATTGTTTTGTTGGGGACTTGTATCTTTCCTTTAACATGGCCAGTGTTCAGAAAAACAATGTCATCACAGCTGAGAAGCACAACCATCAAAAGCTAAGAGAA GGCACCAATTTAGTGATCATCTGCCAGAAATGTCGGTGCATCCTTGGAAAAGCTACCTCAAGTG AACCAGATACAGGACCGAAAAACGTTCTGGATTTAGCTGAATCTATACAAGTGTATAAGCATTGTATCAAACTGTGGAAAGATGAAGCCCAAATGGACACCTTCAG ATCGTACACATTGGAAAGTTACTTTGCTCGGTTAATGAAGACTCACAGTAGTAACAATACAAGTTTTCGTTATGTCGTGCGGTCCAATACTGCCAACCGTAAAGCCTATATACtg CTATGGCTACTTAATTCTGATAGTAGATTGGTTACAAACACTGCCAAACCTGATGAAGAACTTCAGCAGCTTACTGGGTTGCTTCTTTCTGATGAAGAAAACCAGCAAGGAGATGGGCTCAAGTCTTACAgcattatcaaaatattgtatCAGAGTTGTCTAGACAATGAGAACACAGA ATTACTGGAGGATTGGAAGCGAGACTCTACAGTAGAGAATCTGGTGTTCAGCAGTGAATGGTGCTTACAGTTGTTATCACTGCTGGTTAATAACACTCAGCATTTACCTCTATCACTACGCAATACTGATAATAACTTTCAG GTCAGTTATTTAAGGTTGGGTTAG